The Nostoc sp. 'Lobaria pulmonaria (5183) cyanobiont' genome window below encodes:
- a CDS encoding type II toxin-antitoxin system HicA family toxin, giving the protein MSKIPILKPQEVIRILESLGFVEVRQKGSHKQFRHEDGRGTTVPFHKGRDISPRLLRQIASDIGLTVEEMLG; this is encoded by the coding sequence ATGAGCAAAATCCCGATTTTGAAACCACAAGAGGTTATTCGGATACTAGAAAGCCTTGGGTTTGTAGAGGTGCGTCAGAAAGGTTCACATAAGCAATTTCGCCACGAAGATGGTCGAGGAACAACCGTACCTTTTCATAAGGGACGTGATATTTCACCTAGATTGCTACGGCAAATTGCAAGTGACATTGGTTTGACTGTTGAAGAAATGTTGGGGTAG
- a CDS encoding type II toxin-antitoxin system HicB family antitoxin: MKTFTAIVERDSDTKLYVGYVPGFPGAHSQAETLDELQENLREVIEMLLEDENLAFNTEFVGIQQIVIQ, translated from the coding sequence ATGAAAACTTTCACTGCAATTGTTGAGCGAGATTCTGATACAAAGCTTTATGTTGGCTATGTTCCCGGATTTCCTGGCGCACACTCCCAAGCAGAAACATTGGATGAATTACAAGAGAATCTGCGTGAAGTAATTGAGATGCTTCTGGAGGATGAAAATTTAGCATTTAATACAGAGTTTGTTGGTATACAACAAATCGTAATCCAGTAG
- a CDS encoding DUF6972 family protein: protein MIRGYDRYGMFFDEPIGYRISPDGSRILLYYGEIKINADDQYHVIPRTRPSEE, encoded by the coding sequence ATGATTCGAGGATATGACCGTTATGGGATGTTTTTTGATGAACCAATAGGTTATAGAATCAGTCCAGATGGTAGCCGTATTCTACTTTACTATGGGGAGATAAAAATCAATGCAGACGACCAATACCACGTCATCCCCCGCACAAGACCGAGTGAAGAATAA
- a CDS encoding UvrD-helicase domain-containing protein, whose amino-acid sequence MIKIRVLMMAHFREDWERIVWGGYDKSPEEMLRYRRSLPREGLDGKHYKSFGEKVIANFLLEHNITYKYERNFWWNNINYRPDFTIATGENQGIVIEYFGLEGDPYYDIMSDEKREYWRNYPNLDFVELSPRTLQDEKVEDFCALLKRCIESYGVKCDRLSEDKIWNKIRLRAIDRFTKVVEGFIQRCRKLSLTSEKLASLVDNHKCASDVEQRFLELAQKFYQSYLQYLQATGEDDFDGLMQKAAAVIASGQTVFRRKSGTGDLKCLRYIMIDEYQDFSELFHHLIEAIKKQNPQAQFFCVGDDWQAINGFAGSDLRFYQNFAQFFQPSQKLNIATNYRSATSIVNIGNTLMHGLGTSARAHKTIFGMVEIADIGQFNPNLNEQEDHPGDNITPAILRLLDKIIKDGKNVVLLSRKNSLPWYVNYGKRKSRDGGLDNFLNLVHSYLPEKSRKAVTISTAHKYKGLQNDVVIILDAVPRCYPLIHPDLMFSRVFGDSIEQVVNEERRLFYVALTRAVEHLFILTETKNFSPFLEELKSRKKTNLLDWLDYPPFLGTIERITVKVGNQSRKGGNGTYAIRDLLNADGYNWKHKKGVWCCTYPAQDFSIQQYFDNAQWIYHASGIEVRFYDDLENMLAKYHVDSGQFIPVINNIS is encoded by the coding sequence ATGATAAAAATTCGCGTTTTGATGATGGCACACTTTCGTGAAGATTGGGAGCGCATTGTTTGGGGTGGTTATGATAAAAGTCCTGAAGAAATGTTGCGTTACCGTCGCTCATTGCCAAGAGAAGGGCTTGATGGAAAGCACTACAAATCTTTTGGTGAGAAAGTAATTGCGAATTTTTTATTGGAACACAATATTACATACAAATACGAGCGTAACTTTTGGTGGAATAACATTAATTATCGCCCTGACTTTACGATTGCTACTGGAGAAAATCAGGGGATAGTTATTGAATATTTTGGACTAGAAGGTGATCCATATTACGATATCATGTCGGATGAAAAGCGAGAATATTGGCGAAATTATCCTAATTTGGATTTTGTGGAATTATCACCAAGAACCCTACAGGATGAGAAAGTAGAAGATTTTTGTGCTTTACTCAAGCGATGTATTGAAAGTTATGGTGTGAAGTGCGATCGCTTGAGTGAAGACAAGATTTGGAATAAAATTAGACTTAGAGCTATAGACCGTTTTACCAAAGTAGTAGAAGGATTTATCCAGCGTTGTCGTAAACTGTCCCTCACTTCAGAAAAATTAGCCTCACTCGTTGATAATCATAAGTGTGCTAGTGATGTCGAGCAGCGTTTTTTGGAGCTTGCACAAAAGTTTTATCAGTCCTATTTGCAATACCTTCAGGCAACAGGCGAGGATGATTTTGATGGACTAATGCAAAAAGCTGCCGCAGTTATCGCATCAGGACAAACCGTATTTCGTCGCAAATCTGGCACTGGCGATTTAAAGTGTCTTCGATACATAATGATTGATGAATATCAAGACTTTTCAGAACTTTTCCACCATTTAATAGAAGCAATTAAAAAACAAAATCCTCAAGCACAATTTTTCTGTGTAGGTGATGACTGGCAAGCAATTAATGGTTTTGCTGGTTCTGATCTTCGCTTTTACCAGAATTTCGCGCAGTTTTTCCAGCCCTCGCAAAAACTCAATATAGCTACTAATTACCGTTCAGCTACTTCAATTGTCAATATCGGTAATACATTGATGCATGGATTGGGTACTTCTGCTCGCGCCCACAAAACCATATTTGGAATGGTTGAAATTGCTGATATAGGACAATTTAATCCAAATCTAAATGAGCAAGAAGATCATCCGGGAGACAACATAACACCTGCTATATTACGCTTACTAGACAAGATTATCAAAGATGGAAAAAATGTAGTTTTACTCAGCCGAAAGAATAGTTTGCCTTGGTATGTAAATTATGGTAAACGTAAATCAAGAGATGGCGGACTCGACAACTTCTTAAATTTGGTTCACTCCTACCTTCCTGAAAAATCAAGAAAGGCTGTAACTATATCAACTGCTCACAAGTATAAAGGTCTTCAGAATGATGTAGTTATAATACTTGATGCTGTCCCTCGTTGTTACCCATTAATACACCCTGATTTGATGTTTAGCCGTGTTTTTGGTGATAGCATTGAGCAAGTAGTTAATGAAGAACGTCGTCTTTTTTACGTTGCCTTAACTCGTGCGGTAGAGCATTTATTTATTCTTACAGAAACCAAAAATTTCTCACCTTTCCTTGAGGAATTAAAAAGTAGGAAAAAAACTAATTTACTTGATTGGTTAGATTATCCGCCTTTTCTTGGAACCATAGAGCGCATTACTGTTAAAGTGGGTAATCAGTCTAGAAAAGGTGGAAACGGCACTTACGCAATCAGAGACTTGCTCAACGCTGATGGCTATAACTGGAAACATAAAAAGGGGGTTTGGTGTTGTACCTATCCTGCACAGGATTTCTCAATACAACAATATTTTGATAACGCTCAGTGGATTTATCATGCTTCTGGTATTGAGGTGCGATTTTATGACGATTTAGAGAATATGCTGGCGAAGTATCATGTTGACTCTGGACAATTTATTCCAGTGATTAATAATATTTCTTAA
- a CDS encoding UvrD-helicase domain-containing protein: MDNNLQIDNVQSFVKAIGDNDKFWRLLHKKEVSRLKKEVKYKDQKRNIAGVKYYTQGKVYAVHELETSEMSIEIEYRDGLIFRYKKEQFLRKFSNISPPISRQEIFELVRSEQEAKDAQKRKAEKYVLLEKVKNQFEQDFLNVDKFYQAQCTEYILFQEYQAEKLSYVQSWVQSNLNSSPDLEQATAIGAVEGHIQVVARAGSGKTSTLVNRALFLQKHCGVAPNEILILAFNRKAAEEIRERLTLQLQNSIPHVMTFHALAYALVHPEESILFNERDGQQNKAQVLQTVIDEYRRKPDVYDKNSRFDDGTLS; this comes from the coding sequence ATGGATAATAATTTACAGATTGACAATGTTCAAAGCTTTGTCAAAGCAATTGGCGATAACGATAAATTTTGGAGACTGCTGCATAAAAAAGAAGTTAGTCGCCTTAAAAAAGAAGTTAAATATAAAGATCAAAAACGAAACATAGCAGGAGTGAAATATTATACTCAAGGAAAAGTTTACGCAGTACATGAACTAGAAACATCAGAAATGTCAATCGAGATAGAATACAGAGATGGATTAATTTTTAGATATAAAAAAGAACAATTTCTTAGGAAATTTAGCAATATCTCACCACCTATTTCTCGTCAAGAAATTTTTGAATTAGTCCGAAGTGAGCAAGAAGCAAAGGATGCACAAAAACGGAAAGCAGAAAAATATGTTTTACTTGAAAAAGTAAAAAACCAGTTTGAGCAAGATTTTCTTAATGTTGATAAGTTCTATCAAGCTCAATGTACTGAATACATATTATTTCAAGAGTACCAAGCTGAAAAGTTAAGTTATGTGCAATCTTGGGTACAAAGCAACTTGAATTCCTCACCTGACCTTGAGCAAGCAACAGCAATTGGTGCTGTGGAAGGTCATATACAAGTAGTAGCACGGGCTGGAAGTGGCAAAACTTCAACTTTGGTCAATCGAGCTTTATTTTTACAAAAACATTGCGGTGTTGCACCCAATGAAATATTAATTTTAGCTTTCAATCGCAAGGCTGCGGAAGAAATACGAGAGCGCCTTACTCTACAATTACAAAACTCTATTCCTCATGTAATGACTTTCCATGCATTAGCTTATGCTTTAGTTCATCCAGAAGAAAGTATTCTTTTTAATGAACGAGATGGACAACAGAACAAAGCCCAAGTTTTACAGACTGTAATTGACGAGTATCGCCGCAAGCCAGATGTTTATGATAAAAATTCGCGTTTTGATGATGGCACACTTTCGTGA
- a CDS encoding type II toxin-antitoxin system RelE/ParE family toxin, with translation MLKVSFNSSFKRAFKKRIQRNVDLETRFWQKLEQFTADPFEQGLKTHKLSGKLKDLWSFSIDYDERVVFYFTDDGDAVFVDIGSHDDVY, from the coding sequence ATGTTAAAAGTAAGTTTCAATTCTTCATTTAAACGTGCTTTTAAAAAGCGAATTCAAAGGAATGTAGATTTAGAAACACGGTTTTGGCAAAAGTTGGAGCAGTTTACAGCAGATCCATTTGAACAGGGTTTGAAAACTCACAAATTGTCAGGTAAGCTTAAAGACTTATGGAGTTTTAGTATAGATTATGACGAAAGAGTAGTTTTTTACTTTACAGATGATGGGGATGCTGTGTTTGTAGATATTGGTAGTCACGATGATGTTTACTAG
- a CDS encoding ATP-dependent Clp protease ATP-binding subunit, which produces MFERFTEKAIKVIMLAQEEARRLGHNFVGTEQILLGLIGEGTGVAAKVLKSMGVNLKDARIEVEKIIGRGSGFVAVEIPFTPRAKRVLELSLEEARQLGHNYIGTEHLLLGLIREGEGVAARVLENLGVDLSKVRTQVIRMLGETAEVSPGGSSGRTKTPTLDEFGSNLTQMAIDNKLDPVVGRAKEIERVIQILGRRTKNNPVLIGEPGVGKTAIAEGLASRIATKDIPDILEDKRVVTLDIGLLVAGTKYRGEFEERLKKIMDEIRSAGNVILVIDEVHTLIGAGAAEGAIDAANILKPALARGELQCIGATTLDEYRKHIERDAALERRFQPVMVGEPTVDETIEILYGLRERYEQHHKLKISDEALVAAAKLSDRYISDRYLPDKAIDLVDEAGSRVRLINSQLPPAAKELDKELRQILKEKDDAVRSQDFDKAGELRDREMEIKAEIRAIAQSKTNATGTEGEEPVVTEEDIAHIVASWTGVPVNKLTESESEKLLHMEDTLHQRLIGQDEAVRAVSRAIRRARVGLKNPNRPIASFVFSGPTGVGKTELAKSLAAYFFGSEEAMIRLDMSEYMERHTVSKLIGSPPGYVGYNEGGQLTEAVRRRPYTVVLFDEIEKAHPDVFNMLLQILEDGRLTDAKGRTVDFKNTLLILTSNIGSKVIEKGGSGIGFEFSEDASESTYNRIRSLVNEELKQYFRPEFLNRLDEIIVFRQLNKPEVTQIAEIMLKEVFGRLTEKGITLEVTDRFKDRLIQEGYSPSYGARPLRRAIMRLLEDSLAEEILSGRIKDGDTALVDVDENGVVQVSSQQRRELLPQGVE; this is translated from the coding sequence ATGTTTGAGCGCTTCACAGAAAAAGCCATTAAGGTAATCATGCTGGCCCAAGAAGAGGCCCGCCGTTTAGGTCACAACTTTGTCGGAACCGAGCAGATCCTCTTGGGTCTGATTGGCGAAGGCACTGGAGTGGCTGCCAAGGTGCTGAAATCAATGGGCGTCAATCTCAAAGATGCCCGAATTGAAGTTGAAAAAATTATAGGACGGGGATCAGGCTTTGTTGCCGTGGAAATTCCGTTTACGCCACGGGCAAAGCGAGTTCTAGAACTCTCCTTGGAAGAAGCACGCCAACTGGGGCATAACTACATTGGCACCGAGCATCTGCTGTTGGGCCTAATCCGCGAAGGGGAAGGCGTAGCAGCCAGGGTGCTAGAAAACCTCGGTGTGGATCTATCTAAGGTAAGAACCCAAGTCATCCGCATGTTGGGAGAAACTGCCGAAGTTTCACCAGGCGGTTCATCCGGGCGCACAAAAACCCCGACTCTGGATGAATTTGGCTCAAACCTGACCCAGATGGCAATAGACAATAAGCTCGATCCGGTGGTGGGACGGGCCAAGGAAATTGAGCGGGTGATTCAGATATTGGGTCGCCGAACTAAAAATAACCCAGTGCTGATTGGGGAACCAGGGGTTGGTAAAACTGCGATCGCTGAAGGTTTAGCTTCACGCATTGCTACTAAAGATATCCCTGACATCCTCGAAGATAAACGCGTCGTCACGCTGGATATTGGTTTGCTCGTAGCAGGAACCAAGTATCGGGGTGAATTTGAAGAACGCTTGAAAAAAATCATGGATGAAATCCGCTCTGCGGGTAATGTCATTCTCGTGATTGATGAGGTACACACCTTAATTGGTGCAGGTGCGGCAGAAGGTGCTATTGACGCAGCTAATATCCTCAAGCCAGCTTTGGCAAGAGGTGAGTTGCAGTGCATCGGAGCTACAACCCTAGATGAATACCGGAAGCACATCGAGCGAGATGCAGCACTAGAGCGGCGTTTCCAACCAGTGATGGTTGGTGAACCTACAGTTGATGAAACAATTGAAATTTTGTATGGTCTGCGCGAACGCTACGAGCAACACCACAAACTGAAAATCTCCGACGAAGCATTGGTGGCGGCGGCGAAGCTATCAGACCGTTACATTAGCGATCGCTACCTCCCAGACAAAGCCATCGACTTAGTTGATGAAGCTGGTTCTAGGGTGCGCTTGATTAACTCCCAACTGCCACCCGCAGCCAAGGAGTTAGACAAAGAACTGCGTCAGATATTAAAAGAAAAAGATGACGCGGTGCGCTCCCAAGACTTTGACAAAGCTGGAGAACTGCGCGATCGCGAGATGGAAATCAAAGCCGAAATCCGGGCGATCGCTCAAAGCAAGACCAATGCAACTGGCACTGAAGGTGAAGAACCTGTAGTTACAGAAGAAGACATTGCCCACATTGTCGCTTCTTGGACTGGGGTACCGGTGAACAAACTCACCGAATCGGAATCTGAAAAGCTGCTGCACATGGAAGACACCTTGCATCAGCGTTTAATTGGTCAGGATGAAGCTGTGAGGGCAGTTTCACGAGCAATTCGTCGCGCTCGTGTCGGTTTGAAAAATCCCAATCGACCCATAGCTAGCTTTGTCTTCTCTGGGCCTACTGGTGTTGGTAAAACCGAGTTGGCGAAGTCTTTGGCTGCTTACTTCTTCGGTTCCGAAGAAGCAATGATTCGCTTAGATATGTCCGAATACATGGAGCGTCACACCGTCAGCAAGCTGATTGGTTCGCCTCCAGGTTATGTTGGTTATAACGAAGGTGGTCAGCTGACCGAAGCCGTGCGGCGGCGTCCTTACACCGTGGTGTTGTTCGACGAAATCGAGAAAGCACACCCCGATGTATTCAATATGCTGCTGCAAATTTTGGAAGACGGTCGGTTAACTGATGCAAAAGGTCGCACGGTGGACTTCAAGAACACCTTGCTGATTTTAACTTCCAATATTGGTTCTAAGGTAATTGAAAAAGGCGGTAGCGGTATCGGCTTTGAATTCTCCGAAGATGCCAGCGAGTCAACTTACAACCGGATTCGCTCTTTGGTGAACGAAGAACTCAAGCAGTACTTCCGTCCAGAGTTCCTCAATCGACTCGATGAAATTATCGTCTTCCGTCAGTTGAACAAGCCTGAAGTGACCCAAATCGCCGAAATTATGCTCAAGGAAGTATTTGGTCGTCTGACTGAAAAGGGTATCACCTTAGAAGTCACAGACCGCTTCAAGGATCGTTTGATCCAAGAAGGTTACAGTCCCAGCTACGGCGCGAGGCCATTACGTCGGGCAATTATGCGTCTGTTAGAAGATAGCCTAGCAGAAGAAATTCTGTCTGGTCGCATTAAGGATGGCGATACTGCCCTTGTTGATGTGGATGAAAATGGCGTTGTGCAAGTTAGTTCTCAACAGCGTCGGGAATTGTTACCCCAAGGTGTTGAGTAA